In Mycobacterium stomatepiae, the following are encoded in one genomic region:
- a CDS encoding NAD(P)H-dependent amine dehydrogenase family protein has protein sequence MRVVVWSTGGVGSIAIDAICGRPDLELVGVWVHSPEKVGKDVGELAGGAPLGLAATNDADALIALGPDCAVYAASGPDRDGAAVPDYVRLLKAGINVVSTSSTSLVYPPSYFAPNWRDELDAAAKAGQASFYVSGIFPGFASDQLALLMTTQSKRIRRITASEVALNDHYPVADVMMDGMGFGRPLDFEPILKTPGFIEIAWKAPIYLMAAGLGVEVEEIRASLDRELTDRDIEVAFGTIKAGTCGAVRTRAVGIVNGAEAIVIEHVIRMARDVAPSWPTSECDATYRVDIEGDPDIHCEMTLGAAEGHAAGHAAMASTAMRVVNAIPYVVDAPAGLLSSLDIPTTLPLYAFD, from the coding sequence GTGCGTGTTGTCGTGTGGTCCACCGGGGGAGTGGGTTCGATTGCGATCGACGCCATTTGCGGTCGGCCCGATCTGGAACTTGTTGGTGTCTGGGTGCATTCGCCCGAGAAGGTCGGCAAGGATGTCGGCGAGTTGGCCGGAGGTGCTCCGCTGGGGCTGGCGGCGACCAACGATGCCGACGCGCTGATCGCGCTGGGGCCCGACTGCGCGGTGTACGCGGCGAGTGGCCCCGATCGCGATGGCGCGGCCGTGCCCGACTACGTGCGGCTGCTGAAGGCGGGTATCAATGTGGTGTCGACGTCGTCGACGAGTCTGGTGTACCCGCCGTCGTATTTCGCGCCCAACTGGCGCGACGAGCTGGACGCGGCGGCCAAGGCCGGCCAGGCGTCATTCTACGTGTCGGGCATCTTTCCCGGCTTCGCCTCGGATCAGCTCGCGTTGCTGATGACGACCCAGTCCAAGCGGATCCGCCGGATCACCGCCAGCGAGGTCGCCCTCAACGACCACTATCCGGTGGCCGACGTGATGATGGACGGGATGGGCTTCGGCCGGCCGCTGGATTTCGAGCCGATTCTCAAGACGCCCGGGTTCATCGAAATAGCCTGGAAAGCACCGATTTATCTGATGGCAGCGGGGCTCGGCGTCGAGGTGGAAGAGATTCGCGCTTCGCTCGATCGTGAGCTGACGGACCGGGACATCGAGGTCGCGTTCGGCACGATCAAGGCGGGTACCTGCGGCGCCGTCCGCACCCGGGCAGTGGGCATCGTCAACGGGGCCGAAGCCATCGTGATCGAGCATGTCATCCGGATGGCGCGCGATGTCGCACCGTCGTGGCCGACCTCGGAGTGCGACGCCACGTATCGCGTCGACATCGAAGGCGATCCCGATATCCACTGCGAGATGACGCTCGGGGCGGCGGAGGGGCACGCGGCGGGCCATGCCGCGATGGCGTCCACGGCTATGCGGGTGGTCAATGCGATCCCGTATGTCGTCGACGCGCCCGCTGGCCTGCTCAGCTCGCTGGATATTCCGACGACTCTGCCGCTTTACGCCTTCGACTGA
- a CDS encoding TetR/AcrR family transcriptional regulator, whose protein sequence is MDSPPAKRNPYQSRIRAEQAAATCALVLDAATRLFIERGYAGTSIDAIAEAAGVGRSTVFAAAGGKPWLLKTACDRAIVGDDEQVPLLERPEARKLFAMTDPTEIVTAYAGILSDAVQRVSAIYEVVRSAAGVDAEIHELWLEMSRQRLAGAESIANLLRRKGGLRKGLSAGRARDIIWIYNDPGLHHSLVGIRKWRQNNYREWLTEALKGQLVG, encoded by the coding sequence ATGGATTCGCCACCCGCCAAGCGCAACCCGTATCAGTCACGGATTCGTGCCGAACAGGCGGCCGCGACCTGCGCGCTGGTCCTCGATGCGGCCACGCGGCTGTTCATCGAGCGGGGCTATGCGGGCACTTCGATTGATGCCATCGCCGAAGCGGCCGGGGTAGGACGTTCGACGGTGTTCGCCGCCGCCGGCGGTAAGCCATGGCTACTGAAGACCGCGTGCGACCGGGCAATCGTCGGCGATGACGAGCAAGTCCCTCTGTTGGAGCGCCCGGAGGCACGCAAGTTGTTCGCAATGACGGACCCGACGGAGATCGTCACCGCATATGCCGGCATCCTCAGCGATGCTGTGCAACGGGTTTCCGCGATCTACGAAGTGGTGCGTTCGGCTGCCGGAGTCGATGCGGAAATTCACGAACTGTGGCTGGAAATGAGCCGGCAGCGACTTGCCGGGGCGGAGAGTATCGCGAATCTGCTCCGCCGCAAGGGAGGACTGCGCAAAGGCCTGTCTGCCGGCCGGGCCCGCGACATCATCTGGATTTACAACGATCCCGGCCTGCACCACAGCCTCGTCGGCATTCGCAAGTGGCGCCAAAACAACTACCGCGAGTGGCTTACCGAAGCTTTGAAGGGACAGCTCGTCGGGTAG
- a CDS encoding TetR/AcrR family transcriptional regulator — translation MPQRATKRPIRATVVRRPRGEPRRLLLDAARALFAGQDYRSTTTREIAQAAGVTEHLLFRNFGSKAALFREALVVPFVSFVDEFGQTWRSVVPEETDEKELTRLFVSQLYDVFVEHHGLLLTLMSAESLSEEEKADAGIAEIRRAVTVLGQISVEGMQLRGLRSDHPDLPAHSAVSMIAGMAALRSTYFGDTPPPREVIVEELVQALLHGFLHRND, via the coding sequence GTGCCCCAGCGAGCAACTAAGCGGCCGATACGGGCGACGGTGGTGCGCCGACCTCGGGGTGAGCCGCGCCGGCTGCTGCTCGACGCCGCCCGCGCGCTCTTCGCTGGCCAGGACTACCGCAGCACCACGACGCGTGAAATCGCCCAGGCCGCCGGTGTCACCGAACACCTGCTGTTCCGCAACTTCGGCTCGAAGGCAGCGCTGTTCCGGGAGGCGCTGGTGGTGCCGTTCGTGAGCTTCGTCGACGAATTCGGTCAGACCTGGCGGTCGGTGGTCCCCGAGGAGACCGACGAGAAGGAGCTGACGCGGCTCTTCGTATCGCAGCTCTATGACGTGTTCGTCGAACATCACGGTCTGCTGCTGACGCTGATGTCGGCCGAGAGTCTCAGCGAGGAGGAAAAGGCCGATGCCGGGATAGCAGAGATCCGCCGGGCCGTCACGGTGCTCGGCCAAATCAGCGTTGAAGGAATGCAATTGCGGGGCTTGCGGTCCGACCACCCGGACCTGCCCGCCCACTCGGCGGTTTCGATGATCGCGGGAATGGCCGCGCTGCGTTCGACGTACTTCGGGGACACGCCACCGCCGCGGGAGGTGATCGTTGAGGAACTCGTTCAAGCGCTCTTGCACGGCTTCTTGCACCGCAACGACTGA
- a CDS encoding spirocyclase AveC family protein: protein MHTEMTPYLAGAMYFAYVSSTVFLIVGVYLSYRRGRIHPLLLLGISAISFSWIESPYDWAMYAQFPPALPRMPSWWPLNVTWGGLPSSVPIGYVSYFVIPALTGAALGRWLSAKFNWRRPITLLVVGLVVGFCWALFFNAFTGAELGNFYYGYVIPGLAIFEGTKHQYPLYDSLAMGIQMMVFTYLLGRTDAQGRNVIDMWADKRSKTRTQSSLLSIAAVIVVGHLVYGAVFAPHLITKLGGWVTVGPTEQLYPGVPNQPK from the coding sequence GTGCACACCGAGATGACCCCGTACCTGGCGGGGGCGATGTATTTCGCCTACGTCAGCAGCACCGTGTTCCTGATCGTCGGGGTCTATCTGAGTTACCGTCGCGGGCGCATCCACCCGCTGCTGCTGCTGGGCATCTCGGCGATCTCGTTCTCGTGGATCGAGTCACCGTACGACTGGGCGATGTACGCACAGTTTCCGCCCGCGCTGCCCCGCATGCCGTCGTGGTGGCCGTTGAATGTCACGTGGGGCGGGTTGCCTTCGTCGGTGCCGATCGGCTACGTCTCCTATTTCGTCATTCCCGCCCTGACCGGTGCCGCCCTCGGACGTTGGCTGAGCGCAAAGTTCAACTGGCGCAGACCAATTACCCTCCTGGTGGTCGGCCTCGTCGTCGGATTCTGCTGGGCGCTGTTCTTCAACGCCTTCACCGGTGCCGAGCTCGGCAACTTCTACTACGGCTACGTGATTCCCGGCCTGGCGATCTTCGAAGGGACCAAGCACCAGTACCCGCTGTATGACTCGCTGGCGATGGGCATCCAGATGATGGTCTTCACCTACCTGCTCGGGCGCACCGATGCGCAAGGCCGCAATGTGATCGACATGTGGGCCGATAAGCGATCGAAGACTCGGACGCAGTCGTCGCTGCTGTCCATCGCGGCCGTGATCGTCGTCGGACATCTGGTGTACGGCGCGGTCTTCGCGCCCCACCTCATCACGAAGCTGGGCGGCTGGGTGACGGTGGGTCCGACCGAGCAGCTATACCCGGGCGTGCCCAACCAACCCAAGTAG
- a CDS encoding amidohydrolase family protein translates to MMRIDTHHHAVPSFYRDLLRKAGIDEAGGRAVPDWSPEASLTTMAELGVGTAILSVSAPGTTFVPNPADAAALAREVNEYLAAVVAAQPDRFGFFATIPMPHVKESAAEAVRSLDELHAEGVILLANAAGVYLGQDGQDDLFAALDARSAVVFIHPADLPGPAVPGVLPFATDFLLDTTRAAYLLVHNEIRRRYPNIKFMLSHAGGFAPYASHRMAIGITSDTGRGLTDILDDFAGFYFDTALSSTAAALPSLLAFAKPGHVTFGSDFPFAPIVAARLFAAGLETYPGLDDDARTAIDRINALRLFPRLGTAAPPAAESTVDQIRHAVSRAVMRGVTRLANAR, encoded by the coding sequence ATGATGCGGATCGACACCCACCACCACGCCGTCCCGTCCTTCTACCGAGACTTGTTGCGGAAAGCGGGTATTGACGAAGCCGGCGGTCGTGCGGTTCCGGACTGGAGTCCGGAAGCCTCGTTGACGACGATGGCCGAGCTCGGTGTGGGGACGGCGATTCTGTCGGTGTCCGCGCCGGGCACCACGTTCGTGCCGAATCCCGCCGACGCCGCCGCGCTGGCTCGAGAGGTCAACGAGTACCTGGCCGCTGTTGTTGCCGCCCAACCCGATCGGTTCGGTTTCTTCGCGACGATCCCGATGCCACACGTCAAGGAGTCCGCTGCCGAGGCGGTGAGATCTCTTGACGAATTGCACGCCGAAGGCGTGATCCTGCTCGCGAACGCGGCGGGCGTCTATCTGGGGCAGGATGGTCAAGACGATTTGTTCGCCGCGCTGGATGCACGGTCGGCGGTTGTCTTCATCCATCCCGCCGACCTGCCTGGGCCCGCGGTGCCCGGTGTTCTACCGTTCGCGACCGATTTCCTGCTCGATACCACCCGCGCGGCATATCTGTTGGTCCACAATGAGATTCGCCGCAGGTATCCCAACATTAAATTCATGCTGAGCCATGCGGGCGGGTTTGCGCCCTACGCATCGCACCGAATGGCGATCGGTATCACGAGCGACACGGGGCGCGGCCTTACCGACATCCTGGATGACTTCGCCGGTTTCTATTTCGACACCGCGTTGTCCTCGACCGCCGCAGCGCTGCCGAGCCTCCTCGCATTCGCCAAGCCCGGGCACGTGACCTTCGGATCCGACTTTCCCTTCGCGCCGATCGTGGCCGCAAGGTTATTCGCCGCAGGCCTGGAAACCTACCCTGGCCTGGACGACGACGCCCGCACGGCGATCGACCGCATCAATGCTCTTCGCCTGTTCCCCCGACTCGGGACGGCGGCACCACCGGCCGCCGAGTCGACGGTCGATCAGATCCGTCACGCGGTCAGCAGAGCTGTGATGCGCGGTGTCACGCGACTAGCCAACGCCCGCTGA
- a CDS encoding MalY/PatB family protein, whose translation MTPNPLEELTLPQLRLRTSMKWRAHPNDVLPLWVAEMDVNLPPTVADALRTAIDNGDTGYPAGTALAEAVGEFASRRWQWHGLEVSRTTVVPDVMLGIVETLRLITDPGDAVVVNAPVYAPFYAFVTHSGRRVIEAPLDAGGRIALDALEEAFTRARASDRKVAYLLCNPHNPTGTVHTVDELRGVAECARRSRVRVVADEIHAPVVLPGSRFTPYLSVPGAEDAFALTCASKGWNLSGLKAALAIAGPEAAADLQRMPEEVSHGPSHLGIIAHAEAFRSGGDWLDALLAGLDANRTLLSDLVAKPLPGVKYQGTQGTYLAWLDCRELGFTEEAGDGLAVVADLSGPARWFLDHARVALSSGHVFGTGGAGHVRLNFATSRAILTEAVSRMGRALADAQ comes from the coding sequence ATGACGCCTAATCCACTCGAGGAACTCACGCTGCCGCAATTGCGACTGCGCACCAGCATGAAGTGGCGCGCGCATCCCAACGACGTCTTGCCGTTGTGGGTCGCCGAGATGGATGTCAACCTACCCCCCACCGTCGCCGATGCCCTGCGAACCGCGATCGACAACGGCGATACCGGCTATCCGGCGGGGACCGCCCTTGCCGAGGCCGTCGGCGAATTCGCGTCGCGGCGTTGGCAATGGCACGGTCTCGAGGTCAGCCGCACGACCGTAGTGCCGGACGTCATGCTCGGAATCGTTGAGACACTGCGGCTGATCACCGATCCGGGCGACGCGGTCGTCGTCAACGCGCCGGTGTATGCGCCGTTCTACGCCTTCGTGACGCACTCGGGACGACGGGTGATCGAGGCGCCGCTCGATGCCGGGGGGCGAATTGCGTTGGACGCGTTGGAGGAAGCCTTCACACGCGCGCGGGCGTCGGACCGGAAGGTCGCCTACTTGTTGTGCAATCCCCACAACCCGACCGGGACGGTACACACGGTCGACGAATTGCGCGGCGTAGCCGAATGCGCGCGGCGGTCGCGCGTGCGGGTGGTCGCAGACGAGATTCACGCGCCGGTGGTCTTGCCGGGTTCGCGATTCACGCCGTACCTGAGCGTCCCCGGCGCCGAGGATGCGTTCGCGCTGACCTGCGCCTCCAAGGGGTGGAATCTCTCCGGGCTCAAGGCGGCACTGGCCATCGCCGGGCCCGAGGCGGCCGCCGATCTGCAGCGGATGCCCGAGGAGGTCAGCCACGGGCCAAGTCACCTGGGCATCATCGCGCACGCGGAAGCGTTCCGCAGCGGCGGCGACTGGCTGGACGCGCTGCTGGCGGGCCTGGACGCCAACCGCACACTACTGAGCGATCTGGTCGCCAAACCGCTACCAGGCGTGAAATATCAAGGCACACAAGGCACCTACCTCGCCTGGCTGGATTGTCGGGAGCTCGGTTTTACCGAAGAAGCCGGCGACGGCCTCGCGGTGGTGGCCGACCTGTCCGGACCGGCCCGCTGGTTTCTCGACCACGCCCGTGTCGCGCTGAGCTCCGGGCATGTCTTCGGCACCGGCGGAGCCGGGCATGTGCGGCTGAATTTCGCTACCTCGCGGGCGATTCTCACCGAAGCCGTCTCGCGCATGGGCCGCGCGCTCGCCGACGCTCAGTAA
- a CDS encoding haloalkane dehalogenase — protein MDVLRTPDSRFENLEGYPFVANYIDVAASDSPPVRMHFLDEGPADGPPIVLLHGEPTWSYLYRTMIPPLVDAGNRVLAPDLIGFGRSDKPSRMEDYTYLRHVEWVTAWFERLRLKEVTLFVQDWGSLIGLRIAAEQGERIARVVVANGFLPTAQRRTPPAFHAWRAFARYSPVLPAGRIVSAGTVRRVPPKVRAGYDAPFPDKTYQAGARAFPQLVPTSPDDPAVPANRAAWDALGRWEKPLLAIFGTRDPILGQADRPLIKHVPGAAGQPHARIRAGHFIQEDSGPELAERVLAWQKPLL, from the coding sequence ATGGATGTGCTGCGAACCCCGGACTCCCGATTCGAAAACTTGGAAGGCTATCCGTTCGTAGCGAACTACATTGATGTGGCGGCAAGCGACTCCCCGCCGGTGCGCATGCACTTTCTCGACGAGGGACCGGCCGATGGCCCGCCGATCGTCCTGCTGCATGGCGAACCCACGTGGAGCTACCTGTACCGCACGATGATTCCGCCGCTGGTTGACGCGGGAAACCGCGTGCTCGCGCCCGACCTGATCGGCTTTGGCCGCTCCGATAAGCCCAGCCGGATGGAGGATTACACCTATCTCCGGCATGTCGAGTGGGTGACGGCCTGGTTCGAGCGCCTGCGACTGAAGGAAGTCACGCTGTTCGTCCAGGACTGGGGTTCGCTGATCGGGCTGCGCATCGCCGCCGAGCAGGGCGAGCGGATCGCGCGGGTGGTCGTGGCGAATGGCTTTCTACCCACCGCCCAGCGACGCACCCCTCCCGCCTTCCACGCGTGGCGAGCCTTTGCCCGCTACTCCCCCGTATTGCCCGCCGGTCGCATCGTCTCGGCCGGCACCGTCCGCAGGGTTCCGCCCAAGGTGCGAGCCGGCTATGACGCCCCCTTTCCGGACAAGACGTATCAAGCCGGAGCCCGGGCATTTCCGCAATTGGTACCGACTTCGCCCGACGACCCGGCCGTTCCGGCCAATCGAGCGGCCTGGGACGCCCTGGGCCGGTGGGAGAAACCCTTGCTCGCTATCTTCGGTACCCGCGACCCGATCCTGGGGCAGGCCGACCGTCCGCTGATCAAGCACGTCCCCGGGGCGGCCGGCCAGCCGCACGCCCGCATCAGGGCCGGACACTTCATCCAGGAAGACAGCGGACCGGAACTGGCCGAACGCGTGCTCGCCTGGCAGAAACCGCTGCTATGA
- a CDS encoding peroxiredoxin-like family protein, translating to MSPAHLEAGGQFPRLSLTEISGGPVAIPDPNGALTQLQFRRFAGCPIYNLHLRSISGRIDEITAAGVREVVIFHSTPTELRKYEDDLPFAVIGDPEKELYRRFGVDASAKAILKPAAWRALPRGWWHAARTAMTKRHAPLPANPTNGNLGLPADILIDADGRILAAKYGEHAYDQWSVDELLSLSRRYEAASARLAARSAGDHPTTTGKRAQPRTLAVCARWAFA from the coding sequence ATGAGCCCTGCCCACCTCGAGGCCGGCGGCCAGTTCCCGCGGCTGAGCCTGACCGAGATCTCCGGCGGACCGGTCGCGATCCCCGACCCTAACGGCGCGCTGACCCAGCTTCAGTTCCGGCGATTTGCCGGTTGCCCGATCTATAACCTGCACCTGCGCTCGATCAGCGGCCGGATCGACGAGATCACCGCGGCGGGTGTACGGGAAGTCGTGATATTCCATTCCACCCCAACAGAACTGCGGAAATATGAAGACGATCTCCCCTTCGCCGTAATCGGGGATCCCGAGAAGGAGCTATACCGGCGGTTCGGTGTGGACGCATCCGCCAAGGCGATTCTCAAGCCTGCAGCGTGGCGAGCGCTGCCCCGCGGCTGGTGGCATGCCGCCCGGACCGCAATGACCAAGCGTCACGCCCCGCTGCCGGCCAACCCCACCAACGGCAATCTCGGCTTGCCCGCCGACATTTTGATCGACGCCGACGGGCGCATCCTCGCGGCGAAGTATGGCGAGCACGCCTACGACCAATGGAGTGTCGACGAACTGCTATCCCTCAGCCGCCGCTACGAGGCCGCGAGTGCGCGGCTAGCCGCACGTTCGGCGGGAGATCACCCCACTACAACGGGCAAGCGCGCCCAGCCGCGCACGCTCGCGGTGTGTGCTCGTTGGGCCTTCGCGTAG
- a CDS encoding NAD(P)H-dependent amine dehydrogenase family protein: MTAQRVVVWATGGIGSIAIRAIDRRPNLDLVGVWAHSREKDGKDAGELANGEPIGVKATNDADALIALAPDCVIYAASGPERDALAIPDYVRLLEAGINVVTTSTTRLVNPHAYEPAEWRDQLAAAAKQGQVSLYASGIEPGFAADYLPLVLSTQSSSIDRIHSWEIGLYDDYAVPDIMSDALGFGRPLDYQPWIGFPGAIAGEWQGQIRLIADALGVEVQEVREHFDRAVTNRTLEVAMGTVEAGTAGALRMRATGVVDGREAIVIEHITRLAPDVAPEWPTGIGDLSYRVQIFGDPDIDCSMAATLKDPRKAGVGSMTSGAGAMVATAMRVVNAVPYVVAAEPGLLSSVDLPLTIPRGAFVTG, from the coding sequence ATGACGGCTCAGCGGGTAGTGGTATGGGCGACGGGCGGGATCGGCTCGATCGCGATTCGCGCCATCGATCGGCGCCCCAATCTCGACCTGGTCGGCGTGTGGGCGCACTCCCGCGAGAAAGACGGCAAGGATGCCGGCGAACTCGCCAACGGCGAGCCGATCGGCGTGAAAGCCACCAACGACGCCGACGCGCTGATAGCGCTGGCGCCGGACTGTGTGATCTACGCGGCCAGCGGCCCGGAGCGCGACGCGCTGGCCATTCCCGACTACGTCCGGCTGCTCGAGGCCGGGATCAATGTCGTCACGACCAGCACCACCCGGCTGGTCAATCCGCACGCCTACGAACCCGCCGAATGGCGCGACCAGCTGGCCGCCGCGGCCAAGCAGGGCCAGGTGTCGCTCTACGCGTCGGGCATCGAGCCGGGCTTTGCCGCCGACTACCTGCCGTTGGTGCTATCCACCCAGTCGTCGTCCATCGACAGGATCCACTCCTGGGAGATCGGCCTCTACGACGACTACGCCGTGCCAGACATCATGAGCGACGCGCTGGGCTTCGGCCGGCCCCTCGACTACCAGCCCTGGATCGGCTTTCCGGGTGCGATCGCCGGTGAATGGCAGGGGCAGATCCGGTTGATCGCCGACGCGCTCGGCGTCGAAGTCCAGGAGGTCCGCGAGCATTTCGACCGCGCGGTCACCAACCGGACCCTGGAGGTCGCCATGGGCACCGTCGAGGCGGGTACGGCCGGTGCGCTGCGCATGCGGGCGACCGGTGTGGTCGACGGCCGCGAGGCCATCGTCATCGAACACATCACCCGGCTCGCACCCGACGTCGCACCCGAATGGCCAACCGGCATCGGCGATCTGTCGTACCGTGTTCAGATTTTCGGCGACCCCGATATCGACTGCAGCATGGCGGCAACGCTGAAGGATCCGCGCAAGGCCGGAGTCGGGAGCATGACGTCGGGTGCGGGCGCCATGGTCGCCACCGCGATGCGCGTCGTGAACGCCGTGCCCTATGTCGTTGCCGCCGAGCCCGGGCTCTTGAGCTCGGTCGACCTGCCTTTGACGATCCCCAGGGGCGCGTTTGTGACCGGGTGA
- a CDS encoding cytochrome P450, whose amino-acid sequence MTSPSAVELYYDPFDVDIDSNPYPVWKRMREEAPLYYNEKFNFYALSRYDDVARELHNWETYRSGRGTTADILFANIEVPPGILLFEDPPLHDLHRKLLSRVFTPRRMLAVEELVRGFCVRELDPLVGASGFDFIANLGAMMPMRTIGYLLGIPEEDQEKIRDRSVANIEMSKDRDPAKADADVFANAIGMFAEYIEWRASHPSDDLMTELLRAEIDEGDGKRPLSRTEVLSYTAMIAGAGNETTARLIGFMGQLLSDNPDARRELATDPSLIPGAIEETLRYEPPSPVQARYVAQDAELYGRAIPEGSYMLLLNASANRDERQFHDPDRYDIHRGGSHLSFGQGLHFCLGSALARLEARVAFEEVLKRWPDWEVDYAKAQRAHTASVRGWARLPVVVG is encoded by the coding sequence ATGACAAGCCCCAGCGCGGTCGAGTTGTATTACGACCCATTCGATGTCGACATCGACTCGAACCCGTACCCGGTGTGGAAGCGCATGCGCGAGGAAGCGCCGCTGTACTACAACGAGAAGTTCAACTTCTACGCGTTGAGCCGATACGACGACGTGGCACGGGAGCTGCACAACTGGGAGACATACCGGTCCGGACGCGGGACGACGGCCGACATCTTGTTCGCGAATATCGAAGTGCCACCGGGCATTCTGCTCTTCGAGGATCCTCCGTTGCACGACTTGCACCGCAAACTGCTGTCCCGGGTCTTCACGCCGCGGCGGATGCTGGCGGTCGAGGAGTTAGTGCGTGGGTTCTGCGTGCGCGAGCTTGACCCATTGGTTGGTGCGAGCGGTTTCGATTTCATCGCCAACCTCGGCGCGATGATGCCCATGCGCACCATCGGCTACCTCCTCGGCATCCCCGAGGAAGATCAAGAGAAAATCCGCGACCGCAGTGTCGCCAACATCGAAATGTCCAAGGACCGCGACCCGGCAAAGGCCGACGCCGACGTGTTCGCGAATGCGATCGGCATGTTCGCGGAGTACATCGAGTGGCGGGCCAGTCACCCGTCCGACGATCTGATGACCGAACTGTTGCGGGCCGAGATTGACGAGGGTGACGGCAAGCGTCCGCTGTCACGGACCGAGGTGCTGTCCTACACCGCGATGATCGCGGGTGCCGGCAACGAAACCACCGCGCGCCTAATCGGTTTCATGGGACAGCTGCTGTCCGACAACCCAGATGCACGCCGCGAACTCGCCACCGACCCGTCGCTGATCCCCGGAGCGATCGAGGAGACACTGCGCTACGAGCCCCCGTCGCCCGTGCAGGCCCGTTACGTCGCGCAGGACGCCGAGCTGTACGGTCGCGCGATTCCCGAGGGGTCGTACATGCTGCTGCTCAACGCGTCGGCCAACCGCGACGAGCGTCAGTTCCATGATCCCGATCGCTACGACATTCACCGCGGCGGAAGTCATCTCAGCTTCGGGCAGGGCCTACATTTCTGCTTGGGTTCGGCGCTGGCCCGGCTGGAGGCGCGGGTGGCCTTCGAAGAAGTGCTCAAACGCTGGCCCGACTGGGAAGTCGACTACGCGAAGGCCCAACGAGCACACACCGCGAGCGTGCGCGGCTGGGCGCGCTTGCCCGTTGTAGTGGGGTGA
- a CDS encoding LLM class flavin-dependent oxidoreductase, translated as MFSLRFDMRAPSWGAPPAELYAAVPEMCAWAEEHGGLAAVLCEHHGSEDGYLPSPMILAPVIAARTQRLSMNLILILPFYDPVRLAEDMAVLDIISGGRVIYTLALGYRPEEFEHFGLAIKRRGRIADENLGLLRRLLTGETVEEDGRRVHVTPAPLSAGGPAMMWGGGALAAARRAGKYGLGMLGNANAPGIREAYEEACREHGHQPGPTMFPDRDTPSVVFVADDVDQAWKEIGEHLLHDVRMYAAWNPGDETTAGFSHVQTVDELRANPGSHIIMSVPEAISWVQSGKMLNLSPLCGGLPPDIAWPYLKRVGEVVLPQALG; from the coding sequence TTGTTCTCACTGCGCTTCGATATGCGTGCCCCGTCGTGGGGCGCGCCTCCCGCCGAGCTGTATGCCGCGGTCCCCGAAATGTGTGCCTGGGCAGAAGAACACGGCGGGCTGGCCGCGGTGTTGTGTGAGCACCATGGATCTGAAGACGGTTATCTGCCGTCGCCGATGATCCTGGCGCCGGTCATTGCGGCCCGCACCCAACGGTTGTCGATGAACCTGATCCTGATTCTGCCGTTCTACGACCCGGTCCGGCTGGCCGAGGACATGGCGGTCCTCGACATCATCAGCGGCGGGCGCGTGATCTACACCCTGGCCCTCGGATACCGGCCCGAGGAATTCGAACACTTCGGCTTGGCGATCAAGAGGCGTGGCCGGATCGCCGACGAGAATCTGGGCCTGCTGCGCAGGCTGTTGACCGGCGAAACCGTCGAGGAAGACGGACGCCGGGTCCACGTGACACCCGCGCCGTTGAGCGCGGGCGGCCCGGCGATGATGTGGGGTGGCGGCGCGCTGGCGGCGGCCCGTCGGGCCGGCAAGTACGGTCTGGGCATGCTGGGCAACGCCAATGCGCCCGGCATCCGGGAGGCGTACGAGGAGGCCTGCCGCGAGCACGGCCATCAGCCCGGGCCGACGATGTTCCCCGACCGCGACACACCGTCGGTCGTGTTCGTCGCCGACGACGTGGATCAGGCGTGGAAAGAGATCGGCGAGCATCTGCTGCACGACGTGCGCATGTATGCCGCCTGGAATCCCGGGGACGAGACGACGGCGGGGTTCTCGCACGTACAGACGGTCGACGAGCTGCGTGCGAATCCGGGTTCGCACATCATTATGTCTGTCCCCGAGGCGATTTCGTGGGTTCAATCGGGCAAGATGCTCAACTTGTCGCCGCTGTGCGGTGGGTTGCCACCGGACATCGCGTGGCCATATCTCAAGCGGGTCGGGGAAGTGGTGCTTCCCCAGGCACTGGGCTGA